A single genomic interval of Stieleria maiorica harbors:
- a CDS encoding DUF1559 family PulG-like putative transporter → MLLIKTLRTVLYVLVLMVAAPAGDSANGQDRKEGPPHAVLINDVAETHPISAYVEPSTMLVAEVDWQTIDVDPLFELIQDLSGDRPSDVPTVKQLFGAMKEAQAGKVYFLAGLETPADKMPLIVIETPQATKLLAAIENILGKRPASVTALTSNRGMILGTAEQIKRVQSSAPVKRDALLMPLKDANRLDHTAVLVFPLQTRELLTSVWPQRLPGGLPLNLSPSELVQGIDRVILTFRTPPDPLVRLMVDATDEASADRFANQFAGIKQAFGESLQNVSLRREKNRVILEAGDDVFRQGRSLASDARERARQSQLVNTLKQLGLAFYIYHDREKHLPPRCFVDPDGKPLHSWLVAVLPDLDNLAFYRSIRLDLPWDAPENSQMKRTVPAGVGDSSLPVAHTVIRAPVFPGSLWHGDGPPKTLQDITDDRSQTILLAEAPSGDAIHWADPTPWMISETNPVEDLFAGREAMRVLLADGSVLRLKRSDVDNAKLKAMLTIAAGD, encoded by the coding sequence ATGCTTTTGATCAAAACGCTGCGAACCGTGCTTTACGTCCTGGTCCTGATGGTTGCCGCCCCGGCGGGTGATTCGGCCAATGGGCAAGACCGCAAAGAAGGGCCGCCCCATGCCGTCCTGATCAACGACGTCGCGGAGACGCATCCCATCTCCGCCTACGTCGAACCGTCAACGATGTTGGTCGCCGAGGTCGATTGGCAGACGATCGATGTCGATCCGCTGTTTGAATTGATCCAAGACCTCAGCGGTGACCGGCCCTCAGACGTGCCCACCGTGAAACAATTGTTTGGAGCCATGAAAGAGGCTCAGGCGGGAAAGGTTTATTTTCTGGCCGGGCTGGAGACCCCGGCTGACAAAATGCCCTTGATCGTGATCGAAACACCCCAGGCGACGAAGTTGCTTGCGGCGATCGAGAACATCCTGGGAAAACGTCCTGCTTCGGTCACAGCCCTGACCAGTAACCGAGGGATGATTCTAGGAACGGCCGAGCAGATCAAACGCGTTCAATCGTCGGCGCCGGTCAAACGCGATGCGTTGCTGATGCCGCTCAAAGACGCGAATCGTTTGGACCATACCGCAGTGCTGGTGTTTCCGCTCCAGACTCGAGAGCTGTTGACAAGCGTTTGGCCGCAACGGCTGCCGGGTGGATTGCCGCTGAACTTATCCCCCAGCGAGTTGGTGCAGGGGATCGACCGCGTGATTCTGACCTTTCGGACACCGCCGGATCCCTTGGTACGTCTGATGGTTGACGCCACCGATGAAGCATCGGCGGATCGATTTGCCAATCAATTTGCGGGAATCAAACAGGCCTTCGGCGAATCGCTTCAAAACGTTTCGCTCCGCCGCGAAAAGAATCGTGTGATCTTGGAGGCCGGCGACGACGTCTTCCGGCAGGGGCGATCGCTCGCGAGCGACGCCCGCGAGCGCGCTCGCCAGTCTCAGCTGGTCAACACCCTCAAACAACTCGGCCTGGCGTTCTACATCTACCATGATCGCGAAAAGCATTTGCCACCGCGCTGCTTTGTCGATCCCGATGGCAAACCGCTGCACAGCTGGTTGGTCGCCGTTTTACCCGACTTAGACAACTTGGCGTTCTATCGTTCGATCCGATTGGATCTGCCTTGGGATGCACCGGAAAACTCGCAGATGAAACGCACCGTACCTGCCGGCGTTGGTGATTCCAGTTTGCCGGTCGCACACACCGTGATCCGTGCTCCGGTTTTTCCCGGATCCCTCTGGCACGGCGACGGGCCGCCGAAGACGCTGCAGGACATCACCGACGATCGGTCGCAAACGATTCTGCTGGCCGAGGCGCCGAGCGGCGACGCGATCCACTGGGCCGATCCGACGCCTTGGATGATCTCCGAAACGAATCCGGTGGAGGACCTGTTCGCCGGCCGTGAAGCGATGCGAGTGCTGTTGGCCGATGGCTCGGTCTTGCGGTTGAAACGCTCGGACGTGGACAACGCCAAACTGAAGGCGATGCTGACGATCGCGGCGGGTGACTGA
- a CDS encoding S46 family peptidase produces MSLISAVCETSGDEGMYLFNDLPVEQLKSKYGFEPSQEWADALRLSSVRFNSGGSGSFISSDGLVLTNHHVASDTLHKLSSEERNLIDDGYLAKSLDEELKAPDLELNQLVSIEDVTERVEAAVADDASAADAVTQRRAVIAEIEKESTDKSGLRSDVVTLFGGAKYHLYRYKKYTDVRLVWAPETAAAFFGGDADNFEYPRYNLDATVMRVYEDGKPAKLEHFLRWSDSGVREGDLVFVSGNPGRTQRIFTVEALKYLRDARLPYVLDYLRRKEIMLQQFGLEGAEATRRARDELFGVQNGRKAYTGMLAGLQDPGTIATKQKRETTLREAARADAELTDTESAFAEIAAVQAEKKKMLGQTVTFRSRLFDLALTSVLRAAEDEKPNGERLREFTESGRESLVQDLLSEAPIYRDLERVKLADELARFVEQRGGDDQWVAVVLDGKGPRERAAELVDGTKLDDISIRKTYLDGSLDDVKTSEDALIVLARKLEPEYRRIRTINEELDERERQAYAKITAAVSKLQGDSGYPDATFTLRLAYGQVKGYMQDGQRIEPTTDFAGAFEHEAQHKGQTDFDLPPSWNEAEDEVDLATQLNFVCTADIIGGNSGSPVVNRDGELVGLIFDGNVQSLTSDYLYTDQQARAVSVSGVGIIEAIRNIYGADELADSIGR; encoded by the coding sequence ATGTCCCTGATCTCCGCGGTCTGTGAAACCTCCGGCGACGAGGGCATGTATTTGTTCAACGACCTGCCGGTCGAGCAACTGAAATCCAAGTATGGTTTCGAGCCCTCCCAGGAGTGGGCCGACGCGTTACGACTCTCGTCGGTCCGGTTCAACAGCGGCGGTTCGGGATCGTTCATCTCCAGCGACGGCCTGGTGCTGACCAATCACCACGTCGCCAGCGACACCCTGCACAAGCTCAGCTCCGAGGAACGCAACCTGATCGACGACGGCTACCTGGCCAAGTCCTTGGACGAGGAACTCAAAGCCCCCGACTTGGAACTCAATCAACTGGTCTCCATCGAAGACGTGACCGAGCGTGTCGAAGCGGCGGTTGCCGATGACGCCTCGGCCGCCGACGCGGTCACGCAGCGCCGGGCCGTGATCGCAGAGATAGAAAAGGAGTCGACCGACAAGTCGGGTCTGCGCAGCGACGTCGTGACCCTGTTCGGCGGCGCCAAGTATCACTTGTATCGCTACAAAAAATACACCGACGTGCGTTTGGTCTGGGCGCCGGAAACGGCCGCCGCGTTCTTCGGCGGCGACGCCGACAACTTCGAATACCCCCGGTACAACCTCGATGCGACGGTCATGCGAGTCTATGAAGACGGCAAGCCCGCCAAACTGGAGCACTTCCTGCGTTGGAGTGATTCCGGCGTCCGTGAAGGCGACCTGGTGTTTGTCAGCGGAAACCCGGGGCGGACCCAACGGATCTTTACCGTCGAAGCGCTGAAGTACCTGCGCGATGCACGATTGCCTTACGTGTTGGATTACTTGCGCCGCAAAGAAATCATGCTGCAACAATTCGGCTTGGAAGGCGCCGAAGCGACACGCCGGGCGCGGGACGAACTGTTCGGCGTCCAGAACGGCCGCAAGGCGTACACGGGGATGCTGGCCGGACTGCAAGACCCCGGTACGATCGCGACCAAGCAGAAACGTGAAACCACGCTCCGCGAGGCGGCCCGAGCGGATGCGGAACTGACCGACACCGAAAGCGCCTTTGCAGAGATCGCTGCGGTTCAAGCCGAAAAGAAGAAGATGCTGGGACAAACCGTCACCTTCCGCTCGCGGCTGTTCGATCTGGCGCTGACGTCCGTGCTGCGTGCCGCCGAAGACGAAAAACCCAATGGCGAGCGGTTGCGGGAATTCACCGAATCGGGACGCGAATCGCTGGTCCAAGACCTGCTCAGCGAAGCCCCGATCTACCGAGACCTGGAACGCGTCAAACTGGCCGATGAATTGGCCCGGTTCGTCGAACAACGTGGCGGGGACGACCAGTGGGTCGCCGTGGTCTTGGACGGCAAGGGACCGCGTGAACGCGCCGCCGAACTGGTCGATGGCACCAAGCTGGATGACATCAGCATCCGCAAGACCTACCTGGACGGTTCGCTCGACGACGTCAAAACGTCCGAGGATGCGTTGATCGTGTTGGCGCGGAAGTTGGAACCCGAGTATCGACGCATCCGAACGATCAACGAAGAGTTGGACGAGCGCGAACGCCAGGCTTATGCCAAGATCACCGCGGCGGTCAGCAAGCTGCAAGGAGACTCGGGCTATCCCGACGCGACGTTCACCTTGCGGTTGGCCTACGGTCAAGTCAAAGGCTACATGCAGGACGGTCAGCGCATCGAACCGACGACCGACTTTGCCGGCGCCTTTGAACACGAAGCACAACACAAAGGCCAAACCGATTTCGACTTGCCGCCCTCGTGGAACGAGGCCGAAGACGAAGTGGACCTTGCGACCCAATTGAACTTCGTCTGCACCGCCGACATCATCGGCGGCAACAGCGGATCGCCCGTGGTCAACCGCGACGGCGAACTCGTCGGGCTGATCTTTGACGGCAACGTCCAAAGTCTGACCAGCGATTACCTGTACACCGACCAGCAAGCCCGTGCGGTCAGCGTGTCCGGTGTGGGGATCATCGAAGCGATTCGCAACATCTACGGCGCCGACGAACTGGCCGATTCGATCGGCCGGTAA
- a CDS encoding Gfo/Idh/MocA family protein, with protein MQRRQFLKQSAALSTVALSAGYWSETRADESRSANEKLKVLCVGTANRAGANVGGVQHENIVGLCDVDSKYLEKASAQFPSAKTYRDYREMIAQEADTADAIVISTADHNHAPAAIRAIRAGLHCYCEKPLTHTVSEARLIAEAAKQAGVATQMGTQIHAGNNYRRVVEIIRAGTIGDVAEVHVWVGKGWGGGERPESGDPVPEHLDWDLWLGPAPERPYKEGRYHPANWRRWWDFGQGTLGDMGCHYMDLPFWALDLRHPTSVTAEGPDVHPETCPLGLTVHYQYPARGSQVPVKLTWYDGDHIPKTVAGEQVPGSGVMFVGSEGKMFASYGNYRLYPEDTFKSFEPPTPTIPNSIGHHQEWIQACKTGSETTCNFDYSGALTESVLLGNVAFRTGKTLDWDGKNLKATNCPEADALIQKQYRPGWEVA; from the coding sequence ATGCAACGTCGTCAATTTCTTAAACAATCTGCCGCCCTCTCCACCGTCGCACTCTCCGCCGGCTATTGGAGTGAAACCCGAGCCGATGAATCACGTTCGGCAAACGAAAAGCTGAAGGTCTTGTGTGTCGGCACGGCCAATCGCGCCGGTGCAAACGTCGGCGGCGTGCAACACGAAAATATCGTCGGCTTGTGCGATGTGGATTCGAAGTACCTGGAGAAAGCATCGGCCCAGTTCCCGTCGGCGAAAACCTATCGCGACTATCGCGAGATGATCGCCCAAGAAGCCGACACCGCCGACGCGATCGTGATTTCAACGGCCGACCACAATCACGCCCCGGCGGCGATCCGAGCCATCCGCGCGGGTCTGCATTGTTATTGTGAGAAACCGTTGACCCACACCGTTAGTGAAGCGCGGTTGATCGCCGAAGCGGCCAAACAGGCCGGCGTTGCCACGCAGATGGGCACCCAGATCCACGCGGGCAACAACTATCGACGCGTCGTCGAAATCATTCGCGCCGGAACCATCGGCGATGTCGCCGAAGTCCACGTTTGGGTCGGTAAGGGCTGGGGCGGTGGCGAACGCCCCGAGTCGGGCGACCCCGTCCCAGAGCATTTGGATTGGGACCTGTGGCTGGGACCGGCACCGGAACGCCCCTACAAAGAAGGCCGCTATCATCCGGCCAACTGGCGGCGTTGGTGGGACTTCGGCCAAGGGACGCTCGGCGACATGGGATGCCATTACATGGACCTGCCGTTCTGGGCGCTGGACCTGCGGCACCCCACCAGCGTCACCGCGGAAGGCCCCGACGTGCATCCGGAAACTTGCCCGCTGGGTCTGACGGTGCACTACCAGTACCCGGCGCGCGGTTCCCAGGTGCCCGTGAAATTGACCTGGTACGACGGCGACCACATCCCCAAAACGGTCGCCGGTGAACAGGTGCCCGGCAGCGGGGTGATGTTCGTCGGCAGCGAGGGCAAGATGTTCGCCAGCTATGGCAACTATCGCTTGTACCCCGAAGACACGTTCAAGAGCTTCGAGCCGCCGACGCCCACGATCCCCAATTCGATCGGGCATCACCAGGAATGGATTCAAGCCTGCAAGACGGGCAGCGAGACGACGTGCAACTTCGATTACTCCGGCGCCCTGACGGAGTCAGTCTTGCTGGGCAACGTCGCCTTCCGCACCGGAAAAACACTCGATTGGGACGGCAAGAATCTCAAGGCGACCAATTGCCCCGAAGCCGACGCGCTGATCCAAAAGCAGTATCGCCCCGGCTGGGAAGTGGCCTGA
- a CDS encoding HU family DNA-binding protein, giving the protein MAVSNAWDADSLFNPSCISNQKRLSQMAKAPPKAPTKTQIIANIAESTELSKKDVAAVFDALTDEIAREMGRTGSGQFTIPGLCKIQRKDVEAKPKRKGRNPSDGSEIWLKPKPASKKVVIRPLKGLKEMI; this is encoded by the coding sequence TTGGCCGTCTCAAACGCATGGGATGCTGATTCCCTCTTCAACCCTTCCTGCATAAGTAATCAGAAAAGGCTCTCGCAAATGGCTAAAGCTCCGCCAAAGGCACCTACCAAGACTCAGATCATCGCCAATATCGCTGAGTCGACCGAATTGTCTAAAAAAGACGTCGCAGCTGTCTTCGACGCTCTGACCGACGAGATCGCTCGCGAAATGGGTCGCACCGGCTCGGGTCAATTCACCATCCCCGGTCTGTGCAAGATCCAACGCAAGGATGTTGAAGCCAAACCCAAACGCAAGGGTCGCAACCCCTCCGACGGAAGCGAAATCTGGCTGAAGCCGAAACCGGCCAGCAAGAAGGTCGTCATCCGTCCGCTCAAGGGCCTCAAGGAAATGATCTGA
- a CDS encoding Ig-like domain-containing protein, whose protein sequence is MKKSAGSTARVTRGGQVKLESLETRQLLAGDVSIVSTDSMGPVDARVEVATASTSTSTLTTVSEAEGESAPDLVQFAKDLAAVGRDANGNPISGQGQVTFFGAHWCPACSEQKALFQDGKDNLPFIEVTNPDRSIGQIGIDNNITAYPTWVFPDGSRETGVLTLQQISDRSGVAIPQGENPTFEPVGDQTALIGSPLHIPIDAYDPDGGPLTVTVSVADSSLLEASVVGGTGSGKTARSIRIDMATYGDMVVQMFDDRAPTASGRVIELANADFYDDIIFHRVIDDFVIQAGDPTGTGTSGSTLGNFDDDFHPELQHNRTGVMSFAKSSDDTNNSQFFITEVPTRFLDFNHSVFGQLVEGFDVLDAISEHAVNGADRPTTDIAINTIEVFTDTENSMLMLKPTGSGVGSTNVTVTVTDGDGNTHSETFQVDVNNDTQNSQPFLNAVTVPDQFTPGTPATLQMSSTDIEGDAVSYSAVVTSSGTGATASIDNNGLLTVTPASGFTGQVNVQVTVRPGPGVTGNSSSDSDNQLLTFNFEGEQVLAAPTSIDLRASSDTGSSDSDNITNAGTLAFTVNGVTSGATVQLINVQTSAVLGEAVASGTSVTVTTNNIAALGDGTYNVAARQVFSGETSEQTSPLSVTYDTTRPTSVISSANTRGNVDRLYQTDLINSEEGAITYALTQSPNGATINAGSGAIQWTPGAANVGDNVFTVAVTDLAGNTRSENFTVTVAEAPKAEVKLVLKDTDGNTISNVNVGDEFILELVGVDARNSFDRDGVYAIYTDILFDSSIVRVKGGTTIEYVGSFTLSPKGTLATGLIDELGAASSLTVASNDDESVIARVRMEAIAAGSVNIRSEEADESSSEVLLFGEDNQISADSVFFGSANLTVGLEFTVADDAITVAEDSGATTIDVLANDTTTGSNPLSIVSITQPASGGTVSVNSGVISFTPALNFNGTSTFTYRAGDGSGAQDVATVTVTVTPVNDPPTGLDDTFEVVEGTSANRLDVLANDSLDPDNNGTLTVTSASSNTAGATVQVSSDGLAVNYTPASGFTGTDSFTYVVSDGAATDTVTVTVTVISSNPPPTAKPDAFTVAEDSAETSYDVLVNDDRDDDDEPFVIDGVGTPSQGGSVRFSSDGTTFFYAPAPNFFGTETVTYTIRDSGGGVSTGTVTFTVTDVEDPPPVLNDTLQVNSGSGASVVLRLEDLPDNVDGTGESLQFTLTTAQQTTSQNGTVSVNSAGTELTYTPPSSTFTGTDTLNYTVSDGSGNSVGTLTIEVMDLTQRTISVKFSGSQGRRLLSAVRLTGTDALGNAISESPILNGNNLEFANLLPGDYMVEIPAIPFFSGGDQAQQYAINSAADDGDAVIEAQLGRIKPEFISIQDWLGSSPQQSSLVVVQPGGSALLAEPTELASESISNANYSLNDLGTELLISGEDESTTNSSNGPDTLNAAILTNNRNVVQPRGQIGDLFLYRVNVDSDVITYNRTPAANNSAASAQLAAGTGEGEQVGAAAGTSAADGVSSQIVQSESTSGGLTTAGSGEGESVAQATSQNQVAAPLLSSDVIDAVAAVDPSGQTDDSGVEDESDEASSDTLESGLSVSGVDRFFRL, encoded by the coding sequence GTGAAAAAGTCAGCTGGCAGCACCGCGCGGGTCACCCGCGGCGGTCAGGTCAAACTGGAAAGCCTGGAGACACGCCAACTGCTCGCCGGTGACGTTTCGATCGTTTCAACCGATTCGATGGGTCCGGTCGACGCGCGTGTCGAAGTCGCAACGGCATCGACCAGCACATCGACGCTGACCACGGTCAGTGAAGCCGAGGGAGAATCGGCACCGGACCTGGTCCAATTCGCCAAGGATCTGGCCGCGGTCGGCAGGGATGCAAACGGCAACCCGATTTCCGGGCAAGGCCAAGTGACGTTCTTCGGCGCACATTGGTGTCCGGCCTGTTCGGAACAGAAAGCACTGTTTCAAGACGGCAAAGACAACCTGCCGTTCATCGAAGTGACCAATCCGGACCGTTCGATCGGCCAAATCGGCATCGACAACAACATCACCGCCTATCCGACGTGGGTGTTCCCCGACGGGTCTCGCGAGACTGGTGTGTTGACGCTCCAGCAAATCAGTGACCGCTCCGGCGTCGCAATCCCGCAGGGAGAGAATCCGACGTTCGAACCGGTCGGCGATCAAACGGCCTTGATCGGCTCCCCGCTGCACATCCCGATCGACGCCTATGATCCCGACGGCGGTCCGCTGACGGTGACCGTCTCGGTCGCCGATTCGAGCCTACTGGAAGCATCGGTGGTCGGCGGAACCGGTTCGGGGAAAACAGCCCGCTCGATCCGGATCGACATGGCCACCTATGGCGACATGGTGGTCCAGATGTTCGATGACCGCGCCCCGACCGCCTCGGGACGCGTGATCGAATTGGCCAACGCCGACTTTTACGACGACATCATCTTTCACCGAGTGATCGACGATTTTGTGATCCAGGCCGGCGACCCGACGGGCACCGGCACCAGCGGTTCGACCCTGGGCAATTTCGACGATGATTTTCATCCCGAACTGCAACACAACCGGACCGGCGTGATGTCGTTCGCCAAATCCAGCGACGACACCAACAATTCACAATTCTTCATCACCGAAGTCCCGACACGTTTCCTGGACTTCAACCACAGCGTCTTTGGCCAGCTGGTCGAAGGCTTTGACGTTCTCGACGCGATCAGCGAACACGCGGTCAACGGAGCCGATCGTCCGACAACCGACATTGCGATCAACACCATCGAAGTGTTCACCGACACCGAGAACTCGATGCTGATGTTAAAGCCGACCGGCAGCGGCGTCGGTTCGACCAATGTGACGGTGACCGTGACCGACGGCGACGGCAACACGCACAGCGAGACGTTCCAAGTCGACGTCAACAACGACACCCAAAACAGCCAACCGTTCTTGAATGCGGTCACGGTGCCCGACCAGTTCACCCCCGGCACACCGGCCACGCTGCAGATGTCCAGCACCGACATCGAAGGCGACGCGGTCAGCTACTCGGCTGTCGTCACCAGCAGCGGAACGGGCGCGACCGCCTCGATCGACAACAACGGTTTATTGACCGTCACGCCGGCGTCCGGTTTCACCGGCCAAGTCAATGTCCAAGTCACCGTCCGCCCCGGACCGGGGGTGACCGGCAACAGTTCCAGCGACAGTGACAACCAACTGTTGACGTTCAACTTCGAAGGCGAACAGGTCCTCGCGGCTCCGACATCGATCGACCTGCGAGCCAGCAGCGACACCGGTTCCAGCGACAGCGACAACATCACCAACGCCGGCACGCTGGCCTTTACCGTCAATGGTGTGACCAGCGGTGCGACCGTCCAATTGATCAACGTCCAGACCTCGGCGGTCTTGGGCGAAGCGGTCGCCAGTGGAACCAGCGTGACGGTCACGACCAACAACATCGCCGCACTCGGCGACGGAACCTACAACGTGGCCGCACGTCAGGTGTTCAGCGGCGAAACCAGCGAACAAACCTCGCCCCTGAGCGTGACCTACGACACCACGCGCCCGACATCGGTGATCAGCAGCGCCAACACACGCGGCAACGTCGATCGTCTGTACCAGACCGATTTGATCAATAGCGAAGAGGGCGCGATCACCTATGCGTTGACGCAGTCCCCCAACGGCGCAACCATCAACGCGGGATCCGGGGCGATCCAGTGGACGCCCGGCGCCGCCAATGTCGGCGACAATGTGTTCACCGTCGCCGTCACCGACTTGGCCGGCAACACTCGCAGCGAAAACTTCACCGTCACGGTCGCCGAGGCTCCCAAGGCCGAAGTCAAGCTGGTTCTGAAAGACACCGACGGAAACACCATCAGCAACGTCAACGTCGGCGACGAATTCATCTTGGAATTGGTCGGCGTCGATGCCCGCAACAGCTTCGACCGTGACGGCGTGTACGCGATCTACACCGATATCTTGTTCGATTCCAGCATCGTGCGAGTCAAAGGCGGAACCACGATCGAATACGTCGGCAGTTTCACGCTCTCTCCCAAAGGGACGTTGGCCACCGGATTGATCGATGAACTCGGTGCCGCGTCCTCGTTGACGGTCGCTTCCAACGATGACGAATCGGTGATCGCCCGCGTGCGAATGGAAGCCATCGCCGCAGGCAGCGTCAATATCCGCAGCGAAGAAGCGGATGAATCCAGCAGCGAAGTCCTGCTGTTCGGCGAAGACAACCAAATTTCTGCCGATTCGGTGTTCTTCGGCAGCGCCAACCTGACGGTCGGCTTGGAGTTCACGGTGGCCGATGACGCGATCACCGTTGCCGAGGACTCCGGAGCGACCACGATCGACGTGCTGGCCAATGACACCACGACCGGCAGCAACCCGCTGTCAATCGTCTCGATCACCCAGCCGGCCAGCGGCGGCACGGTCAGCGTGAACTCGGGAGTGATCTCGTTCACACCGGCATTGAACTTCAACGGCACATCCACGTTTACCTATCGCGCCGGCGACGGCAGCGGCGCCCAGGACGTCGCGACCGTGACCGTCACCGTCACCCCGGTCAACGATCCGCCGACCGGTCTGGACGATACCTTCGAAGTCGTCGAAGGGACCTCCGCCAATCGGCTGGACGTGTTGGCCAATGACTCCCTGGATCCCGACAACAACGGCACGTTGACCGTCACCTCGGCCAGCAGCAACACCGCCGGGGCAACCGTTCAAGTTTCCTCCGATGGCCTGGCGGTCAACTACACGCCGGCATCGGGATTCACCGGGACCGACTCGTTCACCTATGTCGTCAGTGACGGCGCCGCGACCGATACCGTCACCGTCACCGTCACGGTGATTTCGTCCAACCCGCCGCCGACGGCCAAACCGGACGCGTTTACGGTCGCCGAAGACAGCGCCGAAACATCCTACGACGTGTTGGTCAATGACGACCGGGACGACGATGACGAACCCTTTGTGATCGACGGCGTCGGCACGCCCAGCCAAGGCGGTTCGGTGCGCTTCAGCAGCGACGGGACGACGTTCTTCTATGCCCCGGCCCCCAATTTCTTCGGCACCGAAACGGTGACCTACACCATCCGTGACAGCGGTGGCGGTGTTTCGACCGGAACGGTCACGTTTACCGTCACCGATGTCGAAGACCCACCACCGGTTCTTAACGACACACTCCAAGTCAACTCCGGCTCGGGTGCCTCGGTCGTGCTTCGCCTGGAAGACCTGCCCGACAACGTCGACGGAACCGGCGAATCACTGCAGTTCACTCTGACCACGGCACAACAAACGACCTCGCAAAACGGCACCGTTTCGGTCAACTCGGCCGGCACCGAACTGACCTACACGCCGCCCAGCAGCACCTTCACCGGGACCGACACGTTGAACTACACCGTGTCCGACGGCTCGGGCAACAGCGTCGGCACGTTGACCATCGAAGTGATGGACCTGACCCAGCGAACCATCTCGGTCAAGTTTAGCGGCAGCCAAGGGCGAAGGCTCTTGTCGGCGGTGCGTTTGACGGGCACCGACGCACTGGGCAACGCCATCAGCGAATCACCGATCTTGAACGGGAACAATCTAGAGTTCGCGAATCTGCTGCCCGGTGATTACATGGTGGAGATCCCCGCCATTCCGTTCTTCAGCGGTGGCGATCAAGCCCAACAGTATGCGATCAACAGCGCCGCCGATGACGGGGATGCGGTGATCGAGGCACAGTTGGGGCGGATCAAGCCGGAATTCATCTCGATCCAAGATTGGCTGGGATCTTCGCCGCAGCAATCGTCACTGGTCGTGGTCCAACCCGGCGGATCGGCGCTGTTGGCCGAACCGACCGAGCTGGCATCGGAATCCATTTCTAACGCCAACTACTCGCTCAATGACCTGGGAACCGAATTGCTGATTTCCGGCGAAGATGAGAGCACGACGAACAGCAGCAATGGCCCCGACACCCTGAACGCAGCGATCCTGACCAACAACCGGAACGTCGTGCAGCCGCGGGGGCAGATCGGTGACCTGTTCCTGTACCGCGTTAACGTCGACAGCGATGTCATCACCTACAACCGCACGCCGGCGGCGAATAATAGCGCCGCATCGGCACAACTGGCCGCCGGCACCGGCGAAGGCGAGCAGGTCGGCGCTGCGGCCGGCACGTCTGCAGCCGACGGCGTCAGTAGTCAGATCGTGCAAAGTGAGTCGACCAGCGGCGGATTGACCACCGCCGGCTCTGGCGAAGGCGAATCGGTCGCCCAGGCGACGTCACAGAACCAGGTGGCCGCGCCGCTGCTGTCGTCCGACGTGATCGACGCCGTCGCCGCGGTCGATCCGAGCGGGCAAACCGACGATTCGGGCGTCGAAGACGAGTCGGACGAGGCATCGTCCGACACGCTCGAATCCGGTCTGAGCGTCAGCGGAGTCGACCGATTCTTTCGCCTTTAG
- the yidD gene encoding membrane protein insertion efficiency factor YidD codes for MIWLIRVYQTRISPLFPPRCRFTPTCSQYAVEAIRNRGPLAGLFWTGVRILKCHPWHPGGHDPPPQRNPPPQRNQARPDGR; via the coding sequence ATGATTTGGCTGATTCGGGTTTACCAGACTCGAATCAGCCCCTTGTTCCCCCCGCGCTGCCGTTTCACACCGACGTGCAGCCAGTACGCGGTCGAAGCGATCCGCAACCGTGGCCCCTTGGCCGGTCTGTTCTGGACCGGGGTGCGAATTCTAAAGTGTCATCCCTGGCACCCCGGCGGCCACGATCCGCCGCCGCAGAGAAATCCGCCGCCGCAGAGAAACCAGGCGCGACCCGACGGCCGCTGA
- a CDS encoding HesB/IscA family protein, with the protein MAVKLSERAAQEVQRFRTEHNFGEEMVLRIGVAGGGCSGFNYTLNFDDSYDEKADSKYECHGVEVVVDKKSALYLDGTTVDWYESLEKQGFTFENPNAVKTCGCGSSFQA; encoded by the coding sequence ATGGCAGTCAAATTGAGTGAGAGAGCGGCCCAAGAGGTCCAAAGATTCCGTACCGAACACAACTTCGGCGAAGAGATGGTCCTGCGGATCGGTGTCGCCGGCGGCGGGTGCAGTGGATTCAACTACACGCTCAACTTCGACGACAGCTACGACGAAAAAGCCGACTCGAAGTACGAGTGCCACGGCGTTGAAGTGGTCGTCGACAAGAAAAGTGCCCTGTACTTGGACGGAACCACCGTCGATTGGTACGAAAGCCTGGAAAAACAAGGCTTTACGTTCGAAAACCCGAACGCCGTGAAAACCTGCGGCTGCGGAAGCTCCTTCCAAGCCTAG